From a single Oncorhynchus tshawytscha isolate Ot180627B unplaced genomic scaffold, Otsh_v2.0 Un_scaffold_17_pilon_pilon, whole genome shotgun sequence genomic region:
- the LOC112222494 gene encoding cadherin-17, with translation MVHPTMHLLLLSLLIATAGGKGLEKGPLENKVLDVPEGTPVPYALYQFQASQLEVDGFRLTGETEGKISISEDGWLYLEQTLDWAHTQTHTLELEALVGSEPVEGPVIITINVLDVNNHAPSFNQTDYIGIVKERTPAGVPFARVFATDLDDPESPNAHLSYTLVSQIPNRDNTLFFQINSNTGEISTTAEGERLLKARESVIHSRGGDFSDSLKKRFDDYCTPTGDIPYELNPFYSCVQRAESRRLNPLEDPDFTLIVRVEDMGGESVNALNGNARVKIVVQENLWVNPGPINLREQLKGIYPMPIGKVQSNDPSAFYRLVQKERELTFPFNVTEEGDILLTEELDREDKAMYILVVFAEDSYGNQVDPPLEVQVVVDDVNDNAPICEEELSVFEVQENEPTGSPVGHLMVHDADDDNTPNALLSYSLVTQTPSSVFTIDGISGRIQAKQMLQRRDATEYHLTVRVNDPGFSTECKVLIKVIDINNELPIFEMNDYGSHNLSEDTALGHTLLTVKATDADDPGTGSSRIEFHITAGNEDGVFAMETDDNGEGRLVVAKSLNYETASSYKLQIDARNPEPLVSGLEYGAESSAVVSVVISDVDEAPVFDMDILDVTVPEDTKEGATLLKIDAKDPEGKEILFKMEGDTKGWLEIDPATGEIKIKNKAVLDRETVEAFHFTVVAFEKANPELSSEREVSVRLLDVNDNVPKLTENQAFICVKKPQPIVLTALDADADPFGAPFTFSLAQGKKSPNWDLSAVDGTSAKLTLKKSPSEDKTFLIPINIKDNAGMGITQKFEVRVCNCTELGYCFTEPGVHAGVLGMPTTIGILAGTVGFIALVLIIAFHRIKKDNQKKALLGETDAIL, from the exons ATGGTACATCCCACAATGCACCTGCTGCTGCTCAGCCTCCTCATCGCCACC GCTGGTGGGAAAGGCCTGGAGAAGGGACCACTGGAGAACAAGGTTCTAGACGTACCAGAGGGGACACCTGTACCCTACGCCCtctaccag TTCCAAGCGTCCCAACTCGAGGTTGATGGGTTCAGATTGACAGGAGAGACTGAAGGAAAGATCAGCATCTCAGAGGACGGCTGGCTCTACCTGGAACAGACCCTGGACTgggcccacacacagacacatactctggag ctgGAGGCCTTAGTGGGTTCAGAACCAGTAGAAGGTCCAGTCATCATCACCATCAACGTGTTGGATGTCAACAACCACGCCCCGTCCTTCAACCAGACTGACTACATCGGCATCGTCAAGGAACGTACCCCCGcag gtgttcCATTTGCGCGTGTGTTTGCTACTGACCTGGATGACCCAGAGTCTCCCAACGCCCATCTGAGTTACACCCTGGTCTCCCAGATCCCCAACAGAGACAACACCCTGTTCTTCCAGATCAACAGCAACACAGGAGAGATTTCTACTACTGCcgagg gAGAGCGTCTGCTGAAGGCCAGAGAAAGTGTTATTCATTCCAGAGGAGGGGACTTCAGTGATTCTCTGAAGAAGAGGTTTGATGACTACTGCACCCCCACAGGGGACATCCCTTATGAACTCAACCCCTTCTACAGCTGTGTGCAGAGAGCAG AGTCTCGGAGGCTGAACCCTCTGGAAGACCCAGACTTCACGCTGATTGTTCGTGTGGAGGACATGGGCGGGGAGTCGGTGAACGCTCTCAACGGTAACGCGAGGGTTAAAATTGTCGTGCAGGAGAACCTGTGGGTCAATCCTGGACCGATCAACCTCAGAGAACAGTTGAAAGGGATATACCCCATGCCCATCGGCAAG GTCCAGTCTAATGATCCCAGTGCCTTCTACAGGCTGGTACAGAAAGAACGGGAGCTGACGTTCCCCTTCAATGTCACAGAGGAAGGAGACATTCTGCTGACTGAGGAGCTGGACAGAGAGGACAAGGCCATG tacatCCTGGTGGTGTTTGCTGAAGATAGCTATGGTAACCAGGTAGACCCTCCCCTGGAAGTGCAGGTGGTGGTGGATGATGTGAATGATAACGCTCCAATCTGTGAGGAGGAACTCAGTGTGTTTGAAGTGCAGGAGAACGAACCCACAG GCAGCCCAGTCGGACATCTGATGGTGCATGATGCTGATGATGACAACACACCCAACGCACTGCTCTCCTATTCGTTGGTGACCCAAACCCCTTCCTCCGTCTTTACCATCGATGGCATCAGCGGCCGCATCCAGGCCAAGCAGATGCTCCAACGCAGAGATGCAACAGAGTACCACCTCACTGTCAGAGTAAACGACCcag GTTTCAGCACAGAATGTAAGGTCCTCATCAAGGTTATCGACATCAACAATGAGCTGCCCATCTTCGAGATGAATGAC tatggTAGTCACAACCTGTCTGAAGACACAGCTCTAGGCCACACCCTCCTGACAGTGAAAGCCACAGACGCTGACGACCCTGGAACAGGAAGCTCCCGCATCGAGTTCCACATAACCGCTGGCAACGAAGATGGAGTTTTCGCCATGGAGACAGACGACAATGGGGAGGGCAGGCTTGTTGTTGCTAAG tCTCTGAACTATGAGACTGCTTCCTCCTATAAGCTACAGATTGATGCTCGTAACCCAGAGCCGCTGGTGAGCGGTCTCGAGTACGGCGCTGAGTCGTCCGCCGTGGTCTCGGTGGTGATCAGTGACGTTGATGAGGCTCCAGTGTTTGACATGGACATTCTGGATGTCACGGTGCCAGAGGACACCAAGGAGGGAGCTACGCTGCTCAAAATAGACGCCAAGGACCCAGAGGGAAAAGAGATACT GTTCAAGATGGAGGGAGACACTAAGGGTTGGTTGGAGATTGATCCTGCTACTGGAGAGATAAAGATAAAGAATAAAGCTGtgctggacagagagacggtGGAGGCCTTCCACTTTACTGTTGTCGCCTTCGAGAAAG CCAATCCAGAGCTGTCCTCAGAGCGCGAGGTGTCTGTGAGGCTGCTGGATGTGAATGACAATGTCCCCAAGCTGACAGAGAACCAGGCCTTCATCTGTGTGAAGAAGCCCCAGCCTATAGTCCTGACGGCCCTGGACGCGGACGCAGACCCCTTCGGAGCACCTTTCACATTCAGCCTGGCCCAGGGCAAGAAGTCCCCCAACTGGGACCTAAGCGCTGTGGACG GTACGTCTGCTAAACTGACCCTGAAGAAATCTCCCAGCGAGGACAAAACCTTCCTAATCCCCATCAACATCAAAGACAACGCTGGCATGGGCATCACACAGAAGTTTGAGG TGCGAGTGTGTAACTGCACAGAGCTGGGATACTGTTTCACCGAGCCGGGCGTTCATGCAGGGGTGTTAGGAATGCCCACCACCATCGGAATCCTGGCTGGAACTGTCGGATTCATCG CCCTGGTCCTGATCATTGCTTTCCATCGTATAAAGAAGGACAACCAGAAGAAAGCCTTGCTGGGAGAAACGGACGCCATTCTCTAG